From Mycolicibacterium fluoranthenivorans, one genomic window encodes:
- a CDS encoding formimidoylglutamate deiminase, which yields MTETWWCEHAWLGGDTVDTGVVITVDNGRISSVQPGTPALRVPNRLYGLVIPGMGNAHSHAFHRALRAGTQRDRGSFWTWRDLMYRAADRLDPDRYRALSRAVYAEMTLAGITSVGEFHYLHHDTGGRRYGDPNAMGHALIDGAADAGLRLTLLDTCYLSSAPDGAPLQDGPQLRFGDGSGEGWAERVEALRAQAHGRSGLLIGAALHSVRGVPVEDMPAVVDWADANHAPLHVHSSEQQAEVEQCLSVHGRTPTAVLKDAGVLGPRTTAVHATHLTDDDLADLDATATGVCFCPTTERDLGDGIGPAPALLGTRGLFSLGSDSHAVIDLFEEARAVELDERLARRQRGIIDASRLLQAATVGGQHTLGWTDAGAIQVGARADFVAVDLNSVRTAGGGATPENIVFAATAGDVTDVVIDGRVVVAERRHLRIDAAAELGSAIDDLLVCL from the coding sequence GTGACCGAGACCTGGTGGTGTGAGCACGCCTGGCTCGGCGGGGACACCGTGGACACGGGTGTGGTGATCACCGTCGACAACGGCCGGATCAGTTCGGTACAACCGGGAACGCCGGCGCTCCGTGTGCCGAATCGGCTGTACGGCTTGGTGATCCCTGGTATGGGAAACGCGCACTCCCACGCGTTTCACCGCGCGCTGCGGGCCGGCACCCAGCGGGACCGCGGATCGTTCTGGACCTGGCGTGACCTGATGTACCGGGCCGCCGACCGGCTGGACCCGGACCGGTACCGGGCGTTGTCGCGGGCGGTCTACGCCGAGATGACGCTCGCCGGGATCACCTCGGTCGGGGAGTTCCACTACCTGCATCACGACACCGGCGGCCGGCGCTACGGGGATCCGAACGCGATGGGACACGCCCTGATCGACGGTGCAGCCGATGCCGGCCTGCGGCTGACCCTGCTCGACACCTGCTATCTCAGTTCGGCTCCCGACGGCGCACCACTGCAGGACGGCCCGCAGCTGCGCTTCGGCGACGGCAGTGGAGAAGGGTGGGCCGAACGGGTGGAAGCCCTGCGTGCCCAGGCGCACGGCCGGAGCGGTCTGCTGATCGGTGCGGCGCTGCACTCGGTGCGGGGTGTTCCGGTCGAAGACATGCCCGCAGTGGTCGACTGGGCAGACGCGAATCATGCTCCGCTGCACGTGCACTCGTCCGAGCAGCAGGCCGAGGTCGAGCAGTGCCTGTCCGTGCACGGGCGTACCCCGACCGCCGTGCTGAAGGATGCCGGCGTGCTCGGGCCACGCACCACCGCGGTACACGCCACCCATCTCACCGACGATGACCTCGCCGATCTCGATGCCACGGCCACCGGGGTGTGCTTCTGTCCCACCACCGAACGGGATCTGGGCGACGGGATCGGTCCGGCGCCCGCACTGCTCGGCACCCGCGGACTGTTCAGCCTCGGATCGGACAGCCACGCCGTGATCGACCTGTTCGAGGAGGCCCGGGCGGTCGAACTGGATGAGCGACTGGCCCGTAGGCAGCGCGGCATCATCGATGCTTCCAGGTTGCTGCAGGCCGCAACCGTCGGTGGGCAACACACACTGGGCTGGACCGATGCGGGTGCGATCCAGGTCGGCGCGCGTGCGGATTTCGTTGCCGTGGATCTGAACTCGGTGCGCACGGCAGGTGGCGGCGCGACGCCGGAGAACATCGTGTTCGCGGCAACGGCAGGCGATGTCACCGATGTCGTGATCGACGGCCGGGTCGTGGTGGCCGAGCGCAGGCATCTGCGTATCGACGCCGCCGCCGAATTGGGTTCGGCGATCGACGACCTGCTGGTGTGCCTATGA
- a CDS encoding acyl-CoA dehydrogenase family protein, with protein sequence MSEERELLRDTVAALVEKHAGPEAVRTAMASEQGYDASLWKLLCEQVGAAALVVPEELGGAGGELADAAVVLEELARNLVPTPLLGTTLAELALLAVDEHQPLEGLAEGTSIGAVVFDPEIVVNGDIADVVIAADGEHLTRWDTFTAQAKPTMDLTRRLSAVTAGETTVLGADPGLADIAALLVAAEQIGAAARALDLTVAYTKDRVQFGRPIGSFQALKHRMSDLYVKVSAARAVVDDAIAEPSPASAALARVLASEALSAVTAEAVQMHGGIAITWEHDIQLYFKRAHGSAQLLGPPRDHLRRLEAEVF encoded by the coding sequence ATGAGTGAAGAACGCGAACTGCTGCGCGACACCGTCGCCGCACTGGTCGAGAAGCACGCCGGACCCGAAGCCGTACGCACGGCGATGGCCTCCGAACAGGGCTATGACGCGTCGCTGTGGAAGCTGCTGTGCGAGCAGGTCGGCGCGGCCGCACTGGTGGTTCCCGAAGAACTCGGCGGCGCCGGCGGCGAACTCGCCGACGCCGCAGTGGTGCTGGAGGAGCTGGCCCGCAATCTGGTGCCCACGCCGCTGCTCGGTACCACGCTCGCCGAGCTGGCCTTGCTCGCCGTCGATGAGCACCAACCCTTGGAGGGACTGGCTGAGGGCACCTCGATCGGCGCGGTGGTATTCGATCCCGAGATCGTGGTCAACGGCGATATCGCGGACGTGGTCATCGCGGCGGACGGCGAGCACCTGACCCGCTGGGACACTTTCACCGCGCAGGCCAAACCCACCATGGACCTGACCCGTCGGCTGTCGGCCGTCACCGCCGGTGAGACGACCGTCCTCGGCGCCGATCCCGGCTTGGCCGATATCGCCGCCCTGCTGGTGGCGGCCGAGCAGATCGGTGCGGCGGCAAGGGCTCTCGACCTCACCGTCGCCTACACGAAGGACCGGGTGCAGTTCGGCCGCCCGATTGGTAGCTTCCAGGCGCTCAAGCACCGGATGTCCGACCTGTACGTGAAGGTGTCCGCCGCCCGGGCCGTCGTCGACGATGCGATCGCCGAGCCGTCGCCCGCGTCCGCGGCGCTGGCTCGGGTGCTGGCCAGTGAGGCGTTGTCCGCGGTGACCGCCGAGGCCGTCCAGATGCACGGCGGTATCGCGATCACCTGGGAGCACGACATCCAGCTGTACTTCAAGCGGGCGCACGGCAGCGCGCAGCTGCTGGGTCCCCCGCGCGACCATCTGCGCCGGCTCGAAGCAGAGGTGTTCTAG
- the hutI gene encoding imidazolonepropionase, producing the protein MSTLYDGIAELVTNDPAQGDGTALGVISDGAILVEGEVIAWVGRQVDAPAAAQRVDCGGVGVIPGFVDSHAHLVFAGERSAEFAARMAGLPYAAGGIATTVAATRQADTATLTAGVGRLAGELLAAGVTTFESKSGYGLNVADESRSLVVAREFTSETTFLGAHVVPAEYRDNRDAYVELVTGPMLEACAPYARWIDVFCDRGAFDVDESRAILTAGRAAGLQLRVHAGQLGPSGGIQMAVQMGAASVDHCTFATDADIEAMAAGDTVATLLPGAEFSTRAPWPDARRMIEAGVTVAIATDCNPGSSFTTSMPFCIAVGVRDMNFTPAEALWAATAGGAAALRRDDIGVLAPGKRADFVCLDAPSYIHLAYRPGVPLIRTVVRGGQRV; encoded by the coding sequence ATGAGCACCCTGTATGACGGTATCGCCGAACTGGTCACCAACGACCCCGCGCAGGGCGACGGAACTGCGCTGGGTGTCATCAGCGACGGCGCCATCCTCGTCGAGGGTGAGGTCATCGCCTGGGTCGGCCGCCAGGTCGATGCCCCCGCGGCGGCGCAGCGCGTCGACTGCGGCGGGGTCGGTGTCATCCCCGGTTTCGTCGACAGCCATGCGCACCTGGTGTTCGCCGGTGAGCGGTCGGCGGAATTCGCCGCCAGGATGGCTGGTCTGCCGTATGCGGCGGGCGGAATCGCGACAACGGTGGCGGCGACGCGTCAGGCCGACACCGCGACGCTGACGGCGGGAGTAGGCCGCCTGGCCGGTGAGCTCCTGGCGGCCGGTGTCACGACCTTCGAATCCAAGAGTGGGTACGGCCTCAACGTCGCCGACGAGAGCCGCTCACTGGTCGTCGCGCGCGAATTCACCAGCGAGACCACCTTTCTCGGTGCCCATGTGGTCCCCGCGGAGTACCGCGACAACCGCGACGCCTATGTCGAGCTGGTGACGGGTCCGATGCTGGAGGCCTGCGCACCGTACGCCCGCTGGATCGATGTGTTCTGTGACCGCGGGGCTTTCGACGTCGACGAGTCGCGCGCCATCCTGACGGCGGGCAGGGCGGCCGGTCTGCAGCTGCGGGTGCACGCCGGTCAACTCGGTCCCAGCGGCGGGATCCAGATGGCGGTACAGATGGGTGCCGCTTCGGTGGACCACTGCACCTTCGCCACCGACGCCGATATCGAGGCGATGGCCGCCGGCGATACGGTCGCCACGCTGCTACCCGGCGCGGAATTCAGCACGCGGGCGCCGTGGCCGGACGCGCGCCGGATGATCGAGGCCGGCGTGACGGTGGCCATCGCCACCGACTGCAACCCCGGCAGCTCGTTCACCACGAGCATGCCGTTCTGTATCGCCGTAGGGGTCCGGGATATGAACTTCACTCCCGCAGAGGCGCTCTGGGCGGCCACCGCCGGTGGCGCGGCAGCGCTGCGACGCGACGATATCGGAGTGCTGGCGCCGGGGAAGCGCGCCGACTTTGTCTGCCTCGACGCGCCGTCGTACATCCACCTGGCCTACCGGCCGGGCGTACCGCTGATCCGCACTGTGGTGCGCGGCGGACAGCGGGTCTAG
- a CDS encoding ABC transporter permease, translating to MNIIGWFTDPANWTGSGGIPMQIGYHLVYSAAALLAAGAIAVPLGIVIGCTGRGEALIAGFANALRALPSLGLLVLLFLVISPVVAGQLVYILPTIVVLVLLAVPPILTGTYAGIQSADPDAVGAARGMGFTKRQILLRVQLPCALPLMISGIRSSTLQIVSTATIAAYLGLQGLGRFILDGRATANFAEMAGGAILVALLAIILEFTFAGAGRLIVSPGLRRATAKPDSSVHNTTTTVSLEKAP from the coding sequence GTGAACATCATCGGCTGGTTCACCGATCCGGCAAACTGGACGGGATCGGGCGGGATCCCCATGCAGATCGGCTATCACCTGGTCTACTCGGCCGCCGCGCTCCTGGCCGCTGGGGCCATCGCGGTGCCGCTCGGCATCGTCATCGGCTGCACCGGACGCGGCGAGGCCCTGATCGCCGGGTTCGCGAACGCGCTGCGCGCGCTGCCGTCGCTCGGGCTTCTGGTGTTGCTGTTCCTGGTCATCTCACCGGTGGTTGCAGGCCAACTCGTGTACATCCTGCCCACCATCGTCGTGCTGGTGCTGCTGGCGGTGCCGCCGATCCTCACCGGAACGTATGCCGGAATCCAGAGCGCCGACCCCGACGCGGTCGGGGCCGCTCGCGGCATGGGGTTCACCAAACGTCAGATCCTGTTGCGGGTGCAGCTCCCGTGCGCGTTGCCCCTGATGATCTCCGGAATCCGCAGCTCCACCCTGCAGATCGTCTCGACCGCCACCATCGCCGCATACCTGGGTCTGCAGGGCCTGGGCCGGTTCATCCTGGACGGCCGGGCAACGGCAAACTTCGCCGAAATGGCAGGCGGCGCAATCCTTGTCGCACTACTCGCCATCATCCTCGAATTCACCTTCGCCGGCGCAGGCCGGCTCATCGTGTCGCCCGGACTGCGACGCGCCACGGCGAAACCCGACTCGTCTGTCCACAACACCACCACCACCGTCAGTTTGGAGAAAGCACCATGA
- a CDS encoding ABC transporter substrate-binding protein → MKKRTFLTSLSLAAALALSACGGGGGDPLSGGGDNKGSAGSQVVIGSADFTESQLIASIYSQALQAKGVSVKEQFNIGSREVYIQALKDSSIDLVPEYTGALLSYLDPKSTAATPDSVTSELKTKLPEGISMLTPSPAEDKDVVAVTQATADKYKLTTISDLAPVAGELVLGGPAEWKTRQQGVVGLRDVYGLNFKDFVSLDAGGTLTMTALTNGQIQAGDLFSTDPGLKANKLVALEDNKNLFAAENVVPLIKAGKQNDTVTKTLDAVSAKLTTDDLISMNAEAATGTNLADIAKKWLAGAGINGQ, encoded by the coding sequence ATGAAGAAGCGCACGTTCCTCACCTCCCTGAGCCTCGCCGCCGCACTCGCCCTGTCCGCCTGCGGCGGAGGTGGGGGCGACCCACTTTCCGGCGGCGGCGACAACAAGGGTTCCGCGGGCTCGCAGGTGGTCATCGGCTCCGCCGACTTCACCGAGAGCCAGCTGATCGCCAGCATCTACTCACAGGCGTTGCAGGCAAAGGGCGTCAGCGTCAAGGAACAGTTCAACATCGGCAGCCGTGAGGTCTACATCCAGGCGCTCAAGGACAGCTCCATCGATCTGGTCCCCGAATACACCGGTGCGCTGTTGAGCTATCTGGATCCGAAGTCGACGGCCGCGACACCGGATTCGGTGACCTCCGAACTCAAGACCAAGCTGCCCGAGGGTATCTCGATGCTGACGCCGTCTCCGGCCGAGGACAAGGATGTCGTCGCGGTCACCCAGGCCACCGCAGACAAGTACAAGTTGACGACCATCTCCGATCTGGCGCCGGTGGCCGGGGAACTGGTGCTGGGTGGGCCCGCGGAATGGAAGACCCGTCAGCAGGGTGTGGTCGGTCTGCGCGATGTCTACGGCCTGAACTTCAAGGACTTCGTCAGCCTCGACGCCGGCGGCACCCTGACGATGACCGCACTCACCAATGGCCAGATCCAGGCCGGCGATCTGTTCAGCACCGACCCGGGCCTGAAGGCCAACAAGCTTGTGGCCCTGGAGGACAACAAGAACCTGTTCGCCGCCGAGAACGTGGTGCCGCTGATCAAGGCGGGTAAGCAGAACGACACGGTCACCAAGACCCTGGATGCGGTGTCGGCGAAACTCACCACCGATGACCTCATCTCGATGAACGCCGAGGCTGCCACCGGCACGAACCTGGCCGACATCGCCAAGAAGTGGCTGGCCGGCGCCGGCATCAACGGCCAGTGA
- a CDS encoding acyl-CoA dehydrogenase family protein, translated as MNFEIDDQQRDFASSIDAALSAADVPAAVRAWASGDTAAGRKVWAQLADLGVTALLVPEKFDGIDAHPVDLVVALERLGYWAVPGPVTESIAVAPILLAGVEEWGERSAQLASGELIATVALPPSVPRAVNADVAGLTLLATDGQVAEAGIDIQGGAAHESVDPTRTLFDVTASGPSQAADTARAYEFGVLATAAQLVGAGQAMLDQSVEYAKQRTQFGRIIGSYQALKHKLADVHIAVELARPLVYGAALALAEGSPETARDISAAKVAAADAALLAARSSLQTHGAIGFTQEHDLSLLLLRVQALRSAWGDPTLHRRRLLEAL; from the coding sequence GTGAACTTCGAGATCGACGATCAGCAGCGAGATTTCGCGTCCAGTATCGACGCCGCCCTGAGCGCTGCCGATGTGCCCGCCGCCGTGCGCGCCTGGGCCTCCGGTGACACCGCCGCGGGCCGCAAGGTGTGGGCCCAGCTGGCCGACCTCGGGGTCACGGCGCTGCTGGTGCCGGAGAAGTTCGACGGCATCGACGCGCACCCGGTGGATCTGGTGGTCGCCCTGGAACGCCTCGGCTACTGGGCGGTCCCCGGACCGGTCACCGAATCCATCGCCGTGGCGCCGATTCTGCTCGCCGGCGTGGAGGAGTGGGGCGAACGGTCCGCACAACTCGCATCGGGCGAGCTGATCGCCACCGTCGCACTGCCGCCGTCGGTGCCGCGCGCGGTGAATGCCGACGTGGCCGGGCTGACCCTGCTGGCCACCGACGGGCAGGTCGCCGAGGCCGGCATCGACATTCAGGGGGGCGCGGCCCACGAGTCCGTGGACCCGACCCGGACGCTGTTCGACGTCACCGCATCCGGCCCGTCGCAGGCCGCGGACACCGCCCGCGCGTATGAGTTCGGCGTGCTGGCCACCGCTGCCCAACTGGTCGGCGCGGGCCAGGCCATGCTCGACCAGTCCGTCGAGTACGCCAAGCAGCGCACCCAGTTCGGCCGGATCATCGGCTCCTATCAGGCACTCAAACACAAGCTGGCCGACGTGCACATCGCCGTCGAGCTCGCCCGCCCGCTGGTGTACGGCGCGGCGCTGGCCCTGGCCGAGGGTTCGCCGGAGACCGCACGCGATATCAGCGCAGCCAAGGTGGCCGCGGCCGACGCCGCGCTGCTGGCCGCACGATCCTCACTACAGACCCACGGCGCCATCGGCTTCACCCAGGAACACGACCTGTCGCTGCTGCTGCTGCGGGTGCAGGCGCTGCGCTCGGCCTGGGGCGATCCCACCCTGCACCGACGCCGACTGCTGGAGGCTTTGTAA
- the hutU gene encoding urocanate hydratase has protein sequence MTDSVTAGPRPVRAARGTEISCKGWQQEAALRMLMNNLDPEVAEHPDDLVVYGGTGRAARSWEAFDAIVRTLRSLEDDETMLIQSGKPVGVFRTNVWSPRVLLANSNLVGDWANWEQFRKLEAEGLMMYGQMTAGSWIYIGTQGILQGTFETFGAVARKRFGGTLAGTITLTAGVGGMGGAQPLAVTMNDGVAICVDCDETRIDRRIAHRYLDTKAADIDEALKLAVESRDAKRALSIGLVGNAAEVFPELLRREAPIDIVTDQTSAHDPLSYLPIGIDIEDMKKMADKDPAYFTEQAELSMAKHVEAMVGFMDRGAEVFDYGNSIRDEARKAGYGRAFDFPGFVPAYIRPQFEEGLGPFRWAALSGDPADIAATDRAILELFPENDHLRRWITMAGERVAFEGLPARICWLGYGERHRAGCKFNEMVASGELSAPLVIGRDHLDSGSVASPYRETEAMLDGSDAIADWPLLNALVSTASGASWVSIHHGGGVGMGRSIHAGQVCVADGTDLAAQKLARVLTNDPGMGVIRHVDAGYEHAAEVARDRGVRIPMWEDA, from the coding sequence ATGACCGATTCTGTGACCGCGGGTCCGCGGCCCGTCCGTGCCGCTCGCGGGACCGAGATCTCCTGCAAGGGCTGGCAACAGGAAGCCGCCCTGCGCATGCTGATGAACAACCTCGACCCCGAGGTGGCCGAACATCCCGACGATCTCGTCGTCTACGGCGGCACCGGACGCGCGGCCCGCAGCTGGGAGGCCTTCGACGCGATCGTGCGTACCCTGCGCTCGCTCGAAGACGACGAGACCATGCTCATCCAGTCCGGAAAGCCGGTCGGCGTGTTCCGGACCAATGTGTGGTCGCCCCGTGTGCTGCTGGCGAATTCGAATCTGGTCGGCGACTGGGCCAACTGGGAGCAGTTCCGCAAGCTGGAAGCCGAAGGCCTGATGATGTACGGCCAGATGACGGCCGGCTCGTGGATCTACATCGGTACTCAGGGCATCCTGCAGGGCACGTTCGAAACCTTCGGCGCCGTCGCGCGCAAGCGGTTCGGCGGCACGCTGGCCGGCACCATCACCCTGACCGCCGGGGTGGGCGGCATGGGTGGCGCCCAGCCACTCGCGGTCACCATGAACGACGGGGTGGCCATCTGCGTGGACTGTGACGAGACCCGGATCGACCGGCGTATCGCCCATCGCTACCTCGATACCAAGGCGGCCGATATCGACGAGGCGCTGAAGCTGGCCGTCGAGTCGCGAGATGCCAAGCGGGCGCTGTCGATCGGTCTTGTCGGCAATGCCGCCGAGGTGTTCCCCGAACTGCTGCGACGCGAAGCCCCGATCGACATCGTCACCGATCAGACCTCGGCCCACGATCCGCTGTCCTACCTTCCCATCGGTATCGACATCGAGGATATGAAGAAGATGGCGGACAAGGATCCCGCCTACTTCACCGAGCAGGCCGAACTCTCGATGGCCAAGCATGTCGAGGCCATGGTCGGTTTCATGGACCGCGGCGCGGAGGTCTTCGATTACGGGAACTCGATCCGTGACGAAGCCCGAAAGGCGGGTTACGGGCGCGCGTTCGACTTCCCCGGTTTCGTGCCGGCCTATATCCGGCCGCAGTTCGAAGAGGGGCTCGGTCCATTCCGCTGGGCCGCGTTGTCGGGTGACCCCGCCGATATCGCCGCGACCGATCGAGCCATATTGGAACTGTTCCCCGAGAACGACCATCTGCGCCGCTGGATCACCATGGCCGGCGAGCGGGTGGCCTTCGAGGGACTGCCTGCGCGCATCTGCTGGCTGGGCTATGGCGAGCGGCACCGGGCCGGGTGCAAGTTCAACGAGATGGTCGCCTCCGGTGAACTGTCCGCGCCGCTGGTCATCGGGCGCGATCATCTGGACTCCGGCTCGGTCGCCTCGCCCTACCGCGAAACCGAAGCCATGCTCGACGGTTCCGACGCGATCGCCGACTGGCCGCTTCTCAACGCGCTGGTGAGCACCGCATCCGGAGCGTCCTGGGTGTCGATCCACCACGGCGGCGGGGTGGGCATGGGCCGATCCATCCATGCCGGGCAGGTGTGTGTCGCCGACGGTACCGACCTGGCCGCCCAGAAGCTGGCCAGGGTGCTCACCAACGATCCCGGGATGGGCGTCATCCGGCACGTCGACGCCGGCTATGAGCACGCGGCCGAGGTGGCTCGGGACCGCGGGGTCCGTATTCCGATGTGGGAGGACGCGTGA
- a CDS encoding allantoate amidohydrolase, which produces MSDARGANRQTSTFDTLWPAILDIGRNPANGGYRRFAWSDADFTLREWFVGEAERRGLDVEVDRNGNLWAWWMPPGWSGDPRDAFVTGSHLDSVPDGGAFDGPLGVVSAFAAIDIVRERGVVPAIPVGVAAFSDEEGARFGVACVGSQLSTGALTADRARGLRDIDGITLAEALVRAARDPNQLGPDRHLAERVGVFVELHVEQGRALDLIDAPVAVASSIWPHGRWEFTFDGEANHAGATRLVDRRDPMLAFASSVHTARAQAQAHQAVATFGKVLVSPNGANAIPSQIRAWLDARAADEATLTALVEAISAEAHGHATLDSVGLQVVAESITPIVEFPEGPRARLTKALGRLGEIPVLPTAAGHDAGILSAQVPTAMLFVRNPTGVSHSPAEHAEMDDCNEGAEALADVMADWISS; this is translated from the coding sequence GTGAGCGACGCTCGCGGAGCGAACCGACAGACGAGCACCTTCGATACGCTGTGGCCGGCGATCCTCGACATCGGCCGTAACCCGGCGAATGGCGGCTATCGCCGGTTCGCCTGGAGCGACGCGGATTTCACGTTGCGGGAATGGTTCGTGGGTGAGGCGGAACGCCGCGGCTTGGACGTCGAGGTGGACCGCAACGGCAACCTGTGGGCATGGTGGATGCCGCCGGGATGGTCGGGAGACCCGCGGGACGCGTTCGTGACGGGCTCGCATCTGGACTCGGTGCCCGACGGCGGTGCGTTCGACGGGCCGCTGGGTGTCGTATCGGCTTTCGCCGCGATCGATATCGTGCGGGAGCGCGGTGTGGTGCCAGCCATCCCGGTCGGAGTGGCCGCATTCTCCGATGAGGAGGGTGCCAGGTTCGGGGTGGCGTGTGTCGGATCGCAACTGTCCACCGGGGCACTGACCGCGGACCGGGCTCGTGGGCTGCGCGATATCGACGGAATCACCCTGGCGGAGGCCCTCGTTCGGGCAGCGCGTGACCCGAACCAGCTCGGGCCTGACCGGCACCTGGCCGAACGGGTCGGCGTGTTCGTCGAACTGCACGTCGAGCAGGGCCGGGCGCTGGACCTCATCGACGCCCCGGTCGCGGTGGCGTCCTCGATCTGGCCGCACGGCCGGTGGGAGTTCACGTTCGACGGTGAGGCCAACCATGCCGGCGCCACCCGGCTGGTCGATCGCCGAGATCCGATGCTGGCGTTCGCCTCGTCGGTGCACACCGCTCGCGCGCAGGCGCAGGCCCACCAGGCGGTGGCGACCTTCGGCAAGGTGCTGGTATCCCCCAATGGGGCCAATGCCATCCCGTCGCAGATCCGCGCCTGGCTGGACGCCAGGGCCGCCGATGAGGCGACCTTGACGGCCCTGGTCGAGGCGATCTCCGCCGAAGCCCACGGGCACGCCACCCTCGACTCGGTGGGCCTGCAGGTGGTTGCCGAATCGATCACGCCCATCGTCGAATTCCCGGAAGGTCCGCGGGCACGCCTGACGAAGGCCCTGGGGCGACTCGGAGAAATCCCGGTGCTGCCCACCGCGGCCGGCCATGACGCCGGCATCCTGTCGGCTCAGGTCCCCACGGCAATGTTGTTCGTACGCAATCCGACCGGTGTCTCGCACTCGCCGGCCGAACACGCGGAGATGGACGATTGCAACGAGGGTGCGGAGGCGCTCGCCGATGTGATGGCCGACTGGATCTCGTCGTGA
- a CDS encoding ABC transporter permease — protein sequence MNWISSNIDRIISLTISHTWLTLVPTLIGLVLALPLGWWAHRSGRGYAAIVGIAGLLYTIPSLALFIILPVILGTKILDPVNIVVALTLYTLALLVRVVADGLGSVPHDTVAAAEAMGYRGWQRLLLVELPVAVPVIAAGLRVAVVSNVSIVTMAALLGIPQLGSLFTQGFQLRLYVPLITGVVLCVVLAVIFDGLIVWLNKLLTPWRQRTVTA from the coding sequence ATGAACTGGATCTCGTCGAATATCGACCGCATCATCTCGTTGACCATCAGTCATACCTGGCTGACGCTGGTGCCGACGTTGATCGGTCTGGTCCTGGCCCTGCCGCTGGGCTGGTGGGCCCACCGCTCGGGACGCGGATACGCCGCCATCGTGGGAATCGCCGGCCTGCTCTACACGATCCCGTCACTGGCGCTGTTCATCATTCTTCCGGTCATCCTCGGCACCAAGATCCTCGACCCGGTCAATATCGTGGTGGCGCTGACGCTCTACACGCTGGCGCTGCTGGTGCGTGTCGTCGCCGACGGTCTCGGATCGGTACCGCATGACACCGTCGCCGCCGCCGAAGCCATGGGTTACCGCGGGTGGCAGCGCCTGCTACTGGTCGAGCTCCCCGTCGCCGTCCCGGTGATCGCCGCCGGCTTGCGGGTCGCGGTGGTCTCCAACGTCAGCATCGTCACGATGGCGGCCCTGCTGGGTATCCCGCAGCTGGGATCGCTTTTCACCCAAGGTTTTCAGCTCAGGCTGTACGTTCCGCTGATCACCGGGGTGGTCCTCTGCGTGGTGCTCGCCGTGATCTTCGACGGTCTGATCGTCTGGCTGAACAAACTGCTCACCCCGTGGCGGCAGAGGACGGTGACCGCGTGA